The sequence ttgtaggagaatgcaagtgggaggaattttgggattttcaattaaaatcaaatgatttatttcaattaaatggtgtaatttggattttgatagatatttaaataaatattaatttatttaaatgtgaatgtgaattttggatttaaataaatattaatttatttacatgagaaaaaggaagataaagcatttaaatgcttgaagactttgaggaaaaccattaaaggcttaagaagactctagaatgaagccattaagtttgaaaactttaagggaaaccattaaagtctaaGAAGACTTtaagaaggaagccattaagtttgaagactctaagggaaaccattaaaggtttcaagtggttgaggataaataggattttaaataaataatttatttaaaatagttgtgccacttgcatttgtaggaaaatacaagtgggtggaagataaaggtgatttaaataaatgttaatttatttaaatgtgagagatgggattttgggagatttaaataaatattaatttatttaaatgtgagagaagatttaattaaacaaatatgatttatttatttaattaatggtctgaatttggttaagtgaattaaatcaaataaattgaataatttatttaattaataggagaagaggattaagatgaattaattaaatattaatttaattaattattgattgatggttaaataatcaaataaatactaaatattcatttaattaagtggacagatctATGTGACTACagttagtataaacaaaaaggcacgatcaagtaatgtcttgatcggtcatgaccgatcaaggcattgcttgaccgtgccccatttgttatatacttatattgagtggcaatcgtgagataggacatagaaattaataaatgctcctctcacctgccatacattATCAGATTCATCATATAAATGGATAATACATAGATTAAGAAAATATAACTAGAATATATCTTGCACATTGAATTGAGAATTGAGCATCATTTACAAAGAAGTGCCATGTTATGATAAGTTATAGTAGATGTAAGAATAAGCTAAAAATAACATCTTGAAATTAATACTCTATTTGTAAATAACTGCATTGAAATTAATAATTTAGTTGTGGGCATCATTTTTTGTTCATAAGTTTGATTCATGATTTTGAAAAATTATGCTTGGTTTTTGGTTTGATCTCTAGTTAATTTGGTGCTTGATATGGAGTTTTCATTATGTGAACTCTAAATATCAATACTCTCTCAAAAACACTCTAGATAAGAATATTGTTGTAATATCTTATGGAAGCTTGAACCTTGATTCGTATTATAATCATATTGACTTGTTGCTAAAATACATTTGAATAAAATTGTGAAtgtttaatttttttctaaaaataaataaaaataattataataaagaTGTTTACCTAAAatactttttaaataattttaaacacTATTTTATATTTACTCTTCTCTTACATTAATATAAAAAGTTTTCAATTATTTATCTTCTtaaaattacaaaattattttgtcCTCCTTTTTATCTCCtatttaaaatgaaaatgaaactcttactCTACTAGAAAAATTATTTAGATTGGCTAAAACTTCACAATTAAAGAATCAAATTAACTAAAAGAAAATCAAATGGGAagagaaattcaaataataatttGAAGGGCCACCAAATAATAATAGTGTTGGATGAATTTAGTGCAGCGATGACGCATGGGCGCTCTTAACCAGTGCATAGGCAAGCAATTTTTTATAAAACTAACAGAACATCAGATTTCAAAACATGGGAATAACACAATTCTAACACAAAACTAAATTTTAAAAAGCAGAGAAGGCAGGGGACGCCCTATTACATCAACGCCGCAACCTGGGGTTTCAGACTTTCGGCCAGATTCTCAAAGCTACGAGCCAGCTGAATCTCATCTAATGTTTGCTCGAAGTTTCCGCCTCCTTTCCTCGCCATTTCAATCAGGATATTCATTGTCGGATTCATTCCGAACATGATTGTATGAAGTATCATTCTAGGATCTGCTCTTTTCATTTTGTCCACATAATACAGGGGATCTCCTCCACCATTGTTTCCCCCATCACTCAGGAAGATGACTACGGGTTTTTTCATGTTCACAGAGTGGTGTCGGGCTCCTTTCATCAATATTTTCTCTGCAGCATCTAAACCTGATGAATAGATAGTTCCTCCACCTGGGTAGTACTCAACAAGGCGATCAACAACAGCTTCCCCCATGTCCTCCATCTCTACAGCTATATCGGCGCTGGCATCAAACAGAACCACAGATATAGAATCATCAGAAATTGTTCTGAGCCGGGCTTGTATAAATCTCAGAATAGCCTCATATACGCATCCAAGCCTACATCTATGCTTCTTAAACGTTGCCAGAGTGGGACTAGCATCTCGGGAACCCATGGAACCTGATCTGTCAATAGTAAATATTACATGATGAGGGACATTAGTAGAATGATCACAGCCAAAATGATGGCCATCATCAGTTAAATACCCTCCAGAGCTCAAATTCTGTCCAGCGCTCTTGATAGGTGGATGCCAGAGTTTTTCAGTGCAATATGATTTATCAAAAGCACCTGACTCTGTTTCATGCTCCTCAGATTTACAATAGTGATTACATCTGTCAAACTCTTCCCTTTCTTTTTCTGTGCAAGGGTCGACAAACCTCACATATTGCCAGTAAGTCTCATGAGTCATCTCATCTTTGGGAGAATCCACATCAGGTCCATATGTCACAGTTTCATGCCTCGAACCATCATAGAGGTTGCCGGTGCATTTGCTGGAGCCAGGACAAGGAACCAAATGAATGTGTCCTCTACCCTGTTTCttgcaatacatgttacacatttcTGCTTCCCCTATCTCTCCCCATTTATACTTGCGGTCTTGAATATCAATATCTTCGCCTTCTGAAATGAATATTACATTTTTCATATTGCCATGCACTGTATCGTGGAAGCCTGAGTGATCTATTGGGAGCTGGCAGAAGTAATCACAAGATTGGCATCTGGTATCGCAATAGTGCACAGAATCTTCTCTTTTTGTGTGAACATGAGGACCTTGATGGTTTCTTTCGTAGGGAGGAATGGGAATGCAACAGCATTTGCGTAGGCCTTTTTGTTCCGACACAAGTTCATACTCAAAACATCCCCTTTGGCCCTGAAAAACCCGGGTTTGTTTGACAAGCTCAGTGAAGATTTCGCATATTCCCGGCATCTCGCATTCATGGGTGCAGGCGTGCTCATTTCCACACAAATGCTCTGCATtttgatccaaatcatggaaatgATCTTTAACCCCACATGTCCTGCTGCACCCATTTACCGTGCATTTTCTCTGACAGTATCTCTCATGGCACTGATGCGGTGCATGGGTTGATTCAATTGCCATAGCACACGGATTGTTGCAGCTCGGAAGAGAACATTTTGAGCTGCACATATGTTGAGGAGAATTGCACTTGTGCTGACCAAGGTGCCCTGGGCCCAAAGAACATCGGTCGTTACAATTTGAAGACATCTCAAATAAGTAACAGCTCTCACCACATGTATGATTTTGCTTTTTGCAATTATGATTTCCTTCGTGCCCTGCTAAATCCCCGCATAAGCTTGAACTGTCCCCTTCTCGAGCACAATAACTGCAAGTTTCTTTACACGAATGACTCCCCATGCAAGAATGTTGATCACAATGGCCTTTCTCCATCACACACCTCCAGAAGCAAACAGAGCATTTGCATCCACAAACTATTAGACCTTGCTTTACTTTGCCAAGAGCTACATCAGCCTCTAGCTGCAATCTTTGCACCTCATCATTATCAGAGAAATCTATGGTGTTTGAACTTATCCACTGTTGAACTCTGGCATGCCTTCTGCATGCAAGTGCCTCCAAAAAGCTCTCAAAGGAAGAATGCCAATCCTCCCCGTTGCTACAATTCCTGGGTAAAAACATCTCCAGATTCGACCTGATTTGAGAAAAAACATCTCATATAGTAACTGGAGTTTCTGACTCTGTACAGGGTGAGAGATACAATCCTGTATCTCTTATGTTCCATGAAGAATCCCCGACAACAACAGGAAAATCAGGAACTTCTTCCCGTGTGTCAAAATTATCCAAAACCCTTAATTCTTCATTTGTATTTGTCACAGAAAGGCAACCCGTATGGACCGCAGAAGTAAGATTTCTTCTCAGCATATCAACTGCCACAGCAACTCGCTTGCTGTCAATAGAAGTCCAGTCTTTGGCTGCAATTTGAGCTATAATAAGCTTCAGATCCCTCAAGAAGGTGAATCCACTATCATAGCAAACTTTGATTCGTTCTGTCACCGTTGCTGCCAGCTCACTTAAGCTCTCTGTATAGTACTCAGATCTATTATAAGGAGCCATAGCAGCAATCTCGACCTTTCCGTCGTACATTTTTaaaatgaaattgtcttgggatTTGCTGCATATTTGAGAAATCTTCTCGTGAAATTCTTGCATAAGGTCTTCTACATCGGATGTGTCCACATCCTTGATGGCAATGTAAAATAGACCTTTAAATAACATTTTGTCCTGCTTGAGTAGATTGATCCCACTCTGGAACCGGCTGAAAGCGGATTGTGTGTCCTTATCCAAAGTGAAAATCCTGTAATACCAAACGAAGATTTAGAGTAACGTGTTATTCATGTGATATACTTCATGTAAACTGAGTTACCCTTTCTAGATGACAAAGATTTCAACAAAAACAGTGGAAAAGTTAGCGGTTGGAGATAAATGACGCACCTTTTTGTTGAATATTGTGATGTTGCTGACAGCGGCATTGAGAACAGAGAGAAGCATATCCTCTTGTTCACTTCTCTCAAAACTGCCGAGGCCCTCGAAGTCCAAGAGCACATACAAGCACCTGCTTTCCCTGCTGTCATCTCCATCTTCGCCCGTTGCAAGGGTCATCCACACTCCTCCTGTGCACCTGCCACCTGCAACATCAAGAAGTGACCCTGAcagatgatttaacaaatatgacTTTCCGCTACTTTGCTTTCCCATGGAAGATATCACCTTAATCTTGCCTTTCCAACTGCTAAGAACAGCATCATAGAACCCAAAGCGTATAGAGTAAGCAAGTGATACACTGTTCACATAACTAACATCAGGCGGTATTTGAAGTCCATCCTTAAGAGCTACCATTGCATTGTTTTCTGCACGAGCTATTTGGATAGGAACGAGGCAAACAAGCTTCCCAACCCACATTCCCATTTTCACATGTTTCTGCTGCTCTGCTGCAGCTGAAACTGAGCAATTCTCTACATTATTCACTTCAAATTGAATCTCCATGCCTGAAAAGTCTTTATCTTTTCCAGCCTTGAGTTGTCTAATAAGAGCTTCTAAATAGGTGAGACATCCCTGACCATTGCAGCGATCTGATCTACTACTTTCCAGTACCACTTTGAATGTAATGCACTTCTTAGCATGTGGAAACAACTTGGGTGTTGTTGCAAACTTGTCAAAAATGTGATAGATGTAACCCAAATAGGGGCACGCCCCAGCGATTTCTGTTTCATCGTCGGGAGCTTTAATCTGATCTACTTGATGCAACTGCACAGCTTCTTTAGCTAAAGCGGTTTTCAGGACATAGGAAAGGATAAAATCAGGAGCATCTACAGGGCGATATAGCAAAAGCTGACTTTGTGATCCGAAGATCGTAATTTTCGCCCCAAGTTGTTCCAAATCAGATATACTGCATTCTCCTGCATTCAAATGGATTGTCTTCAAGTGGCTCATGCTATCACCCAAAACATAAAtttcaagtatgttttcatgacATGAATGTCCTGTACCCGCAACACCAATATCTTCACCCTGCCGCTGCAACTGCCTGAAAACAAGGAAGAAATAGCCGTCAGCAGAAACACATGCTCTCAAAGAGGAGTGCTGCTGCAAAGGAAGAGAAATATGCTTTGGCTTCATCATCGGCTTCTCGTGGATTTCAGCCACCCTTGCTCTGTTGGTGTCATCAACCATGAGCAGTTCCATTTTCCCCGGAATTAAATGCATCCATGTAATGTTCTTGCTTCCTATATAGGACTCTAGGTTAACCTCAACCCCAGTCCCAAAGACATTCCTAAATGACTCGTCAAATCTAAAAATTACAATCTTTGACCTATCTTTTTCATAGAGAGCCATAGATCTGGTAGCTTCATCGACAGCCAACAAATCGAATCCCCTCCTAAACGTTAGAATGGGATGACTGGTATTATTTATGTTGACACCAATCTTGGGACACCGGTACAAATACAAGGAGGAATCTTTAAAATTGTGAATGAAAACCATGAGCTCTCCTGACTTCAGGATGACTACTTTAAATAATCTTTCATGCTGAGGATTAATGGCTGCTAATTCTACTGATTCTCCACATTTTGGTACAATTGAACGCCCACTGTTGCTATTAAACTCAGAAATGTCTTTTCTCATTGGAGTCAGTTCACATGCTTTATAAACAATGGCGAACGGATGTTTCTCCTCAGTTGACACCTTCACCTTCAGCTCCGCTTGCTCCCAATATGAATGCCACCACGAAGGTCTAGTGCTCCTAACTTCCTCAATATATCTGGTCATCAAGCTGTCATTCTTTACCGTGGACATCTTCTTCTTCAATTCTTTCACAAACTCATCTTGTCTGAGTCTTGTGTCTCTGTCGACAGAACTTCCCCTTTTCTTAAACAAACGAGTCCACAACTCCTTTATGTTCTCCTGAAACTTGCCTCCATGGTCATTATAGACTTGACAACACACGGTTTTAAGGGTGTCATGAGATAAGAGGGCCTCCTCATCGATTGACTGAGCAGGATGGACGCTACAGAATTCGACATACGGATCTCGGATTTCGGGTGGCAGACTCTGCATGTTTTGGAATGACAAATGCTCTTCCATAAAACCTACACCTAGACTCTGGTCACGGTCCAACAAGAAAGCAGTAAAAACTAAATTTTTTTCGAGCCTTCTCAATTCAATAGGAACCATATTTTCTACCCAACTACGGATTGCAGAATGAGACGAACTCTTATTAACAAGATGAACCTCCCCCTCCACTACTTCCTTAGCACCCGATTTCCGAGTAACAGGAAAGAAAACAATTTTAACAATCTCACCTGATAGTGGGAAATCTTTACTGGCGCTACTAGGTTGTAGAAACTTCGCCTTTCCATTGATCTTTTTGGAGCAGGTACACTGACTGGAGCATTCGGCATATACTTCTTGATCGTAAGAGATGAAAGGCGTTGTCCACTTTCCTTGGCTGGATACTTAACCAAATGCTCACCGCCACTAGATACGAACATGATTTCTGATCCGAGCAACAATACCCTCTGATCTCCATGGCAAACATTATCCTTCTCTGCTAAAATAATTGAAAGTTCTCGATGCAGTTGCTCAAATCTGTCCGCGTCGATGTCCATGTCAGAGCACGAACTCTGCTCGTTCGCATTCCCTTGTTTTGTTTCATTGCTTACAAAAAGGAGAACGTGCGGACAGAATTCTTGAATAACTCTGAGAAAACATCTCTCGAATTCCTCAAATTGTGCAGAGTAAATGGCTGACTTGCTCGTCTTGAAAGATTCCATGAACTTCTTGTAGTTCTCAAACTTTTGTGGCTGACAGTTTTCCAGGAGAATTATGAATTGCTCGTTACTCAATCTGGAGTAATCGACATTAGAATCTTCCGACCATCTTTCAAGCATATTGCAAAATGCAGAAGCTTTCATCGAGACTTCCTGCCTATTCTTAGAAACCCCAGGAAGTCTGTCCTCTGTTGTCAGGAAACAAAAGCGGTGGTACCCTTCGCAGAACACCACATTTCCGTCATGATTATTGGCATTTCCAGACTTTGCACTCTTCACTCCTCTGTCAATTCTTAAATTGTTACCAGGCAACAGCTCCACATCATTCTCCGAATTCTTCACACTGGAGACTTGAATCCTTCGTGTGCGCGTAGCTTTTGAAGAAGCGCTTGTTGCAGAGGCAGCCAGAGATTCAAAAGAATAGCTCCctttcacacacacatatacgcTATCACAAAGCTCAACCAGGTATCTGATAAAATTGCAAGACACGTTTTTTCTAGAGGCATGTTTAAAATGCTCACCTTCATGCCAGTAGAAAACAACCATGCTACTCGACTTTTCAGGAAAACTGACATATAATCCAGGTTCTAACAGTCCTCCTTCCATCTTATCAAGAACGCAGTCTTCCACTATACTTTCCTTGCGGAAAATATGTATGAGCATTTTCTTGTCTCCATAGAACCCGATCGCCGGTAAGCATAGTTGATTGAGTGCACTGAAATTGATACGAACCCGCGGGGGCTCACCTGAGGAAGCCGTGGCAGAAGAGGGCACAAGCTTATTACAGAGGCTCAGAACTTCATCTTGTGGGAGCTGCACCTTTTCAACAAAGCTGTAATCTTGCTTGTCTGGGACAATACGCATGACCCTAAACAGATTAGGAGAAAACGCTTTCTCAATCGTAATTACATTCACAGCTTTACTCTTATCTTGAACATGGAGCGACAGAACGTCAGCAGACGTCTCTCCTTCTTCATCACAAATCACTCGAGCTGATTTCTCTTTCACAGCATAAGCGATTTCTGCCTTTCGCTTCATTGGGAATGAACGGAGATCAGAGGTAAATGTTAAGGAAATCACGCGGCGCAGTACAATCCCTAGAAGAAAATGCTTGTATCAATGGTGTATGGCGAGAACAGGGCAGATTTCAAACATGGACCAGACAATTATCTGTGTTCCGGATCACGATACTTGTAATACCTAGATTTATAAAGAGCAAAAATAACAGTCGTCAAATCTTTGTGCAGGTTTTTTAAACGAATTCTTGAAATAACTGCTCGGATATACTTTATGGTGAAGGCAAGAAGCTCCTCGTTTTACTGCTGTTAGGTGGCAGCTCATTGTACGAAACCTGGGAAGACAAGAGTTTTCGGAATTGCGAAGGTCACATTTACATTCCTTTTCCATTTGTACGTGATAATGGCTCGACCCACTTACTAGGGAAAGGACTCAGTTGTTGTGCACCTTAATTTCGcgtttctcaaaatcttacttggaaatttcaaatcactccgatttttttatagcagcttacttggcaagtcccctgcttataactaaggtttcagggccacatcatcaaatatgatgccacatcagcatgctttttgccaaggtgtccaaaacaggcccaaaaaaaagtgagaccaataggcatgcaaaagacaccccaatagttgtgcagttgacatggcatcacctgattggttactttttacaatattagtacatttcttaacaactattggtacatttcctaacaactgttggtacatttcctaacaaaaattaatatttttcatttcaaacaataggttttatttgttcaatttttggaacaaaaggtatcaacaaccctcacaacaattggtacatgctcaactattgggtcctttcccctatattcTTCCTCCTTTCTTAAAGCTTAACTTATATTGTACATGATAATGGCTCGACCCACTTACTCTAGGGTTTACAaaaaagaaatggagaaatgaagagGGTGGTAGCTGGGAAACATAAACATAGAGGATATTGTTAAAAGGGAAAGGGTGGGTTATGTGGGAAGAACTCTGAATTAACATAAAAAATGGTCAATCATGTGATAGGTtactaaaaatttgaagaaaacATGGTAAGTTTTGAAAGCAAGCAAGGGAGAAAGTAAAGAAGTGATATTGACATGACAAGTCAATTAAATAGTgaattaaatttttctttttttttaatgtggGTGGGCAAGGATTGTTTAGTATAAAGAGACAAATGAAAGTTAGGTTGGAAATGTTTGTTGCAAAAATAGtgtattttaaattttctaatttgttattttgaaattaaaattcgaGAAATGAAATGTGAGTTAAAAAAGATAGGCGGTTTTGAAAAAAGGTGGATCAAATAGTAAATAATTGATATTCATGTGACAAGTTAGTGAAATAATCAACCAATTCTACTCTTTTATACATTGCTCATTGATGCAGGAGTATCTAGGGCATCAAAGCAATCTTCTATGGCCAAAAAGTATTTATTCAATTCTCTATTAAGTTAGGTTAATAATTTTAAACAAAGGCTAAATGCAAGCTATTATGTGTCTCCACATACCTTGGAAAGTGTTCAAGAGGGCATAggagataaaataatttattatttatggtTAATGTCAAATGATAAATATATTTTTCAATAGTGGAAACATATAAGTGATGATTAGAAAGAAAAAAGGAGGAATCTCTCACCTAGGCACCCACTTTGGAAAAGTTGAAACATCCTGTAGTGTCATTCCATGGCAAGTGTAGTTGATTTAGTGCATATGTCAATGTACTAAAGCCCTATGGTTTTTCACTTTGTATATGTAGTCGTGGTAGTAAAATATGTGTCCTACATAGTTGATAAATTTATCAAATAGCACCAAATATTGGGTAAATTGAATATAAGACTACAATGGAGGGATTACAAAATAACGTTCTTTGAGTACCTTGCTAAGTGGATTTGTTATTCTTACTACGTGTTTCTAAAAAGTTTCTAGTAAAAATTATCAAAGTAAATTTTGTGGTTGTTgtaatacaatttatttttttggttgaatcaacaaaaaaaagagaaaaataagttTATTTCAAGTTGAACTGCACAATATAGAAACTCATAGTAAAATATTCCTATCACGCTTAATGTTAAAGAGGTCATGTGGCATACTAAGGGAATGCATAAAACTTTGTGCACTTAAAACAATGATAAAGCTTCTGGTGCCAAACACTTTTTTGTCATAAAATTAAATAACATAGAAAAGATAAATGCCATCTTCTAGATCATGGCCTAGCTAGGGTGTTTGGTAATTTTTCTTAAAATCATATGTAAAGCTCAATTTTTGTAATCCATGtattaagagagccctttgcagagagcaactcaaatttgaggaaaaagctaaatttaaaaatgccagtgcaattgtggtttggtgtagtgcaactttatccataGGATCAAATCAGAACTCTACAATCAGACGTTTCTTTTGGCTAGttgaagaggagaatatccttccaagatatgattgtgatatgaTCAATGGGTTAGATAGATGGCAtccatttaagagttctaattctaacactaggACTATATGGACTAGGGAGCTAGcatgtttttttcaattttgtattgcaggtgaatgggaagaatgtgagaataCGAAAAGGGTTGAAGAATGGCAATAGAAATctttaacacctagtgagacacaatatcaagatgttaaaAGAAATGAAGaaccagatcatgcatttgcatcaaaagaTGATGATTGTGTTTTAGACGCCATACAacctagtaatttaattcaatttattgtttataattttaaattatattatttatgtattgtcatataatttatgattgtatttaaattataaattctaacaagttccaagtcatgtgtatgttgttgttgcatctcaggataatgatgagaagattgagtattggctagctagatgtgtagaacctaagaaaaagttgatatgtcatcaagtagatgatgatggttttcagtatccagctgggtctattgtggtagttggcacatggctacacaaatacctaacaagaaggaatggcttaccagcttatgaagacaaCCAATCAAAAACTAAGATTATACGCTATTCTCATTTGGTgatggcaacaaacatcaaattagaaagacaCAAAgggagacctgctaataaggtattatggacactttcaatggaagagcatgaggcaaCCATAAacacattgcagaagagagaggatgcagatggtacattattttgaat is a genomic window of Cryptomeria japonica chromosome 7, Sugi_1.0, whole genome shotgun sequence containing:
- the LOC131038017 gene encoding uncharacterized protein LOC131038017, which translates into the protein MRFIFGIQDPNSRSGALTGIASNPPSSLPGIVLRRVISLTFTSDLRSFPMKRKAEIAYAVKEKSARVICDEEGETSADVLSLHVQDKSKAVNVITIEKAFSPNLFRVMRIVPDKQDYSFVEKVQLPQDEVLSLCNKLVPSSATASSGEPPRVRINFSALNQLCLPAIGFYGDKKMLIHIFRKESIVEDCVLDKMEGGLLEPGLYVSFPEKSSSMVVFYWHEGEHFKHASRKNVSCNFIRYLVELCDSVYVCVKGSYSFESLAASATSASSKATRTRRIQVSSVKNSENDVELLPGNNLRIDRGVKSAKSGNANNHDGNVVFCEGYHRFCFLTTEDRLPGVSKNRQEVSMKASAFCNMLERWSEDSNVDYSRLSNEQFIILLENCQPQKFENYKKFMESFKTSKSAIYSAQFEEFERCFLRVIQEFCPHVLLFVSNETKQGNANEQSSCSDMDIDADRFEQLHRELSIILAEKDNVCHGDQRVLLLGSEIIQCTCSKKINGKAKFLQPSSASKDFPLSGEIVKIVFFPVTRKSGAKEVVEGEVHLVNKSSSHSAIRSWVENMVPIELRRLEKNLVFTAFLLDRDQSLGVGFMEEHLSFQNMQSLPPEIRDPYVEFCSVHPAQSIDEEALLSHDTLKTVCCQVYNDHGGKFQENIKELWTRLFKKRGSSVDRDTRLRQDEFVKELKKKMSTVKNDSLMTRYIEEVRSTRPSWWHSYWEQAELKVKVSTEEKHPFAIVYKACELTPMRKDISEFNSNSGRSIVPKCGESVELAAINPQHERLFKVVILKSGELMVFIHNFKDSSLYLYRCPKIGVNINNTSHPILTFRRGFDLLAVDEATRSMALYEKDRSKIVIFRFDESFRNVFGTGVEVNLESYIGSKNITWMHLIPGKMELLMVDDTNRARVAEIHEKPMMKPKHISLPLQQHSSLRACVSADGYFFLVFRQLQRQGEDIGVAGTGHSCHENILEIYVLGDSMSHLKTIHLNAGECSISDLEQLGAKITIFGSQSQLLLYRPVDAPDFILSYVLKTALAKEAVQLHQVDQIKAPDDETEIAGACPYLGYIYHIFDKFATTPKLFPHAKKCITFKVVLESSRSDRCNGQGCLTYLEALIRQLKAGKDKDFSGMEIQFEVNNVENCSVSAAAEQQKHVKMGMWVGKLVCLVPIQIARAENNAMVALKDGLQIPPDVSYVNSVSLAYSIRFGFYDAVLSSWKGKIKVISSMGKQSSGKSYLLNHLSGSLLDVAGGRCTGGVWMTLATGEDGDDSRESRCLYVLLDFEGLGSFERSEQEDMLLSVLNAAVSNITIFNKKDFHFG